The following are encoded in a window of Gaiellales bacterium genomic DNA:
- the gabT gene encoding 4-aminobutyrate--2-oxoglutarate transaminase: MAVQQGSKTEALLEKRDRYVARGVSIAPIFADHAHGARLTDADGREYIDFAGGIGVLNLGHTPEAVVAAIREQAEQLMHACFPVAAYDPYLEVCKMLCELAPGTHDKKALLINSGAEAVENAIKIARYHTGRDGVITFDRGFHGRTLLTMSLTSKLVYKRGMGPFAPEIYRATAPYPYRGISSADALEALDWMFKATVDPASVACVILEPVQGEGGFTVMPPEFIQGLKERCDAHGILYIDDEVQAGMGRTGALWGIEHSGVIPDMVTVGKSLASGMPLAGVIGRAEVMDSVHPGGLGSTYGGNPVACAAAIESLRAISSEEFLARSVEVGHRIGVRLRELAARYPVIGEVRGIGPMSAIELVKDPVGKEPAADVAAAVVAGALERGLILLKTGIYDNVIRILVPITAPDEDLEAGLDRLEESLGAAVG; encoded by the coding sequence ATGGCAGTTCAGCAAGGTTCCAAGACCGAGGCGCTGCTCGAGAAGCGCGACCGTTACGTCGCGCGCGGCGTCTCCATCGCGCCGATCTTCGCCGACCACGCCCACGGCGCCCGGCTGACGGATGCGGACGGGCGCGAGTACATCGACTTCGCCGGCGGCATCGGCGTCCTGAACCTCGGCCACACGCCCGAGGCGGTGGTCGCGGCGATCCGCGAGCAGGCCGAGCAGCTCATGCACGCCTGCTTCCCGGTGGCCGCCTACGACCCGTACCTCGAGGTCTGCAAGATGCTGTGCGAGCTCGCGCCGGGCACGCACGACAAGAAGGCGCTCCTGATCAACTCGGGCGCCGAGGCCGTCGAGAACGCGATCAAGATCGCCCGCTACCACACCGGCCGCGACGGCGTGATCACGTTCGACCGCGGCTTCCACGGCCGCACGCTGCTGACGATGTCGCTGACGTCGAAGCTCGTCTACAAGCGCGGCATGGGCCCGTTCGCGCCCGAGATCTACCGGGCGACGGCGCCGTACCCGTACCGCGGCATCTCCTCCGCCGACGCCCTCGAGGCGCTCGACTGGATGTTCAAGGCCACGGTCGACCCGGCCTCGGTGGCCTGCGTGATCCTCGAGCCGGTGCAGGGCGAGGGCGGGTTCACCGTCATGCCGCCCGAGTTCATCCAGGGCCTCAAGGAGCGCTGCGATGCCCACGGCATCCTCTACATCGACGACGAGGTGCAGGCCGGGATGGGCCGCACCGGGGCGCTCTGGGGGATCGAGCACTCGGGCGTCATCCCCGACATGGTCACGGTCGGCAAGTCGCTCGCCTCGGGCATGCCGCTCGCCGGCGTCATCGGCCGGGCCGAGGTGATGGACTCGGTGCACCCGGGCGGGCTCGGCTCGACCTACGGCGGCAACCCGGTCGCCTGCGCCGCGGCGATCGAGAGCCTGCGCGCCATCTCGAGCGAGGAGTTCCTGGCCCGCTCGGTCGAGGTCGGCCACCGCATCGGCGTGCGCCTGCGGGAGCTGGCCGCGCGCTACCCGGTGATCGGCGAGGTGCGCGGGATCGGCCCGATGTCCGCCATCGAGCTCGTCAAGGACCCGGTTGGCAAGGAGCCGGCGGCCGACGTGGCCGCCGCCGTCGTCGCCGGGGCGCTCGAGCGCGGCCTGATCCTGCTCAAGACCGGCATCTACGACAACGTCATCCGGATCCTGGTGCCGATCACGGCGCCGGACGAGGACCTGGAGGCCGGGCTCGACCGGCTCGAGGAGTCGCTTGGCGCAGCCGTCGGCTAG
- a CDS encoding aspartate aminotransferase family protein, with protein MTDHANLQDLAKQHLMMHFTSQGRFSSEEVPVIERGDGCWLWDTNGKRYFDGMSGLFCTQIGHSYGAELGEAAAKQMAELGFFINWSYAHPRVIELSAKIAEIAPGDLNRTFFCSGGSEANESIIKLARQYHQIRGEGRRYKMIARRTAYHGTTLGALSLTGIASIRNPFEPLLPGVRHVSNTNSYHRPEGETEAEFTAFLLDELRGVIEQEGPGTISAFFAEPVQNSGGTFTPPEGYFRGVREICDEYGILLVADEVICGFGRLGYWFGSERYDIRPDIVTFAKGIGSAHVPLGGVIMTDKIAAPFLEGSNMFVHGITYGGHPVSTAVALKNLEIMEREDVLGNVRRNEPYFKAVLEKLGDKPIVGDVRGAGYFMSLELVRDKETRETFSDEEADRLLRGFLSPRLYDAGLICRADDRGDPVVQLSPPLVATREELDYVHDVLDTVLDEAWTEMNRSSAREAVTS; from the coding sequence ATGACGGACCACGCCAACCTGCAGGACCTCGCGAAGCAGCATCTGATGATGCATTTCACGAGCCAGGGCCGCTTCTCCTCGGAGGAGGTGCCCGTGATCGAGCGGGGCGACGGCTGCTGGCTCTGGGACACCAACGGCAAGCGCTACTTCGACGGCATGTCCGGCCTGTTCTGCACCCAGATCGGGCACAGCTACGGCGCCGAGCTGGGCGAGGCGGCAGCGAAGCAGATGGCCGAGCTCGGGTTCTTCATCAACTGGAGCTATGCGCATCCGCGGGTCATCGAGCTCTCCGCCAAGATCGCCGAGATCGCGCCGGGCGACCTCAACCGCACCTTCTTCTGCTCCGGCGGCTCCGAGGCCAACGAGTCGATCATCAAGCTGGCCCGCCAGTACCACCAGATCCGCGGCGAGGGCCGCCGCTACAAGATGATCGCCCGCCGCACCGCCTACCACGGCACGACGCTGGGGGCGCTCTCGCTGACCGGCATCGCCTCGATCCGCAACCCGTTCGAGCCGCTGCTCCCGGGCGTGCGTCACGTCTCGAACACGAACAGCTACCACCGCCCCGAGGGCGAGACCGAGGCCGAGTTCACGGCGTTCCTGCTCGACGAGCTGCGCGGCGTGATCGAGCAGGAGGGGCCGGGGACGATCTCGGCCTTCTTCGCCGAGCCCGTGCAGAACTCGGGCGGCACGTTCACGCCGCCCGAGGGCTACTTCCGGGGCGTGCGCGAGATCTGCGACGAGTACGGCATCCTGCTCGTGGCCGACGAGGTCATCTGCGGCTTCGGCCGGCTGGGCTACTGGTTCGGGTCGGAGCGCTACGACATCCGCCCCGACATCGTCACGTTCGCCAAGGGCATCGGCTCGGCCCACGTGCCGCTCGGCGGCGTGATCATGACCGACAAGATCGCTGCGCCCTTCCTCGAGGGCTCGAACATGTTCGTGCACGGCATCACCTACGGCGGCCACCCGGTCTCGACCGCCGTCGCGCTCAAGAACCTCGAGATCATGGAGCGCGAGGACGTGCTCGGGAACGTCCGGCGCAACGAGCCCTACTTCAAGGCCGTGCTCGAGAAGCTCGGCGACAAGCCGATCGTCGGCGACGTGCGCGGCGCCGGCTACTTCATGTCGCTCGAGCTCGTGCGCGACAAGGAGACGAGGGAGACCTTCTCCGACGAGGAAGCCGACCGCCTGCTGCGCGGGTTCCTCTCGCCGCGGCTCTACGACGCGGGCCTGATCTGCCGCGCCGACGACCGCGGCGACCCGGTGGTGCAGCTCTCGCCGCCGCTGGTCGCGACCCGCGAGGAGCTCGACTACGTCCACGACGTGCTCGACACCGTGCTCGACGAGGCCTGGACGGAGATGAATCGCTCCAGCGCCCGCGAGGCAGTCACCTCGTAG
- a CDS encoding PucR family transcriptional regulator ligand-binding domain-containing protein: MLTVSDIVGIEALKITLRGGRSGAGRPVRWVHISELDDPTPWLRGGELLLTTGLPLRNGPAAYVERLADAGLTGMGLGLGFGYDTTPDEALAAADRLGFPLFEIPYQVPFIALTEAVFTRLSDARVAEAVRRLAGDLVEAVLSGEAGARELRRRARAFGLRGTLPLSFLALRPAADEAATLARLAEAAGRFGPAGVRDGVVAVLIEARDDGEAERVAAEALLETGAGAAGVGRVRTEPGELARSYDEALYAVEAKPVNGTPAVATFRDLGSMQLLLSLGDERGVELYCESMLGPLRAHDARYGSALIDSLAAYIEANGRWADAAAALGVHRHTLRYRIRKIEKLTGRSPTDARDRLELWLALRAYELQGRRELEPVP, translated from the coding sequence ATGCTGACGGTCTCAGACATCGTCGGGATCGAGGCGCTCAAGATCACCCTCCGCGGAGGCCGGTCCGGCGCGGGCCGGCCCGTGCGGTGGGTGCACATCTCCGAGCTCGACGACCCGACCCCGTGGCTGCGCGGCGGCGAGCTCCTGCTGACGACCGGCCTGCCGCTGCGGAATGGGCCCGCCGCCTACGTCGAACGGCTGGCCGACGCGGGCCTGACCGGCATGGGCCTGGGCCTCGGGTTCGGCTACGACACGACGCCCGACGAGGCCCTCGCGGCCGCCGACCGGCTCGGGTTCCCGCTGTTCGAGATCCCCTACCAGGTGCCGTTCATCGCGCTCACCGAGGCGGTGTTCACGCGCCTCTCCGACGCGCGCGTCGCCGAGGCGGTGCGGCGGCTCGCCGGCGACCTCGTCGAGGCGGTGCTGAGCGGCGAGGCCGGCGCGCGCGAGCTGCGCCGGCGGGCGCGGGCCTTCGGCCTGCGCGGCACGCTGCCGCTCTCCTTCCTGGCGCTGCGGCCGGCGGCCGACGAGGCGGCGACGCTCGCCCGCCTGGCCGAGGCGGCCGGCCGGTTCGGGCCCGCCGGCGTCCGCGACGGCGTCGTGGCCGTCCTGATCGAGGCCCGCGACGACGGCGAGGCCGAGCGGGTGGCCGCCGAGGCCCTGCTCGAGACCGGCGCGGGCGCCGCGGGCGTCGGCCGTGTCCGCACCGAGCCGGGCGAGCTCGCCCGCAGCTACGACGAGGCGCTCTACGCGGTCGAGGCCAAGCCCGTGAACGGGACGCCGGCGGTGGCCACGTTCCGCGACCTTGGCTCCATGCAGCTGCTGCTCTCGCTGGGCGACGAGCGTGGCGTCGAGCTCTACTGCGAGTCGATGCTCGGGCCGCTGCGGGCGCACGACGCCCGCTACGGCTCGGCCCTGATCGACTCGCTCGCCGCCTACATCGAGGCCAACGGCCGCTGGGCCGACGCCGCCGCGGCCCTCGGCGTCCACCGGCACACGCTCCGCTACCGCATCCGCAAGATCGAGAAGCTGACCGGCCGCAGCCCCACGGACGCGCGCGATCGGCTGGAGCTGTGGCTGGCACTGCGGGCATACGAGCTGCAGGGACGGCGGGAGCTGGAGCCCGTGCCGTGA
- a CDS encoding saccharopine dehydrogenase C-terminal domain-containing protein: MSRVCVVGAAGIIGPAIVATLAGEDAVSEIACLDVDGERAAEVAAARGGGKATAGSLDIRDTAAAREALAGAAVLVNTAAYRINLAAMEAALAAGTHYIDLGGLFHVTREQVGLDDRFREAGLLAVLGMGSTPGKTNVMAARAVELLGGEVERIVVAASGRDPEPPPGPLVAPYAVETILDELTMPTPVVRDGEVRMIEPMTPAGVVEFGDPVGPAETVFTIHSEMATFPRSFGARDVGFQLSLDPGFLAKVRLLAELGLASTDPVPLDGGSVVPRRLLLELIRRLPRAEPSQRTVGVHRIEAYGPAGTAVVECVTRAVEGLGFGGGIASTACPPAVVAAMICRGELDARGVVPSERSVPFGPLFERLRRYGVEVREQVGPA, encoded by the coding sequence GTGAGCCGCGTCTGCGTGGTCGGCGCCGCCGGGATCATCGGTCCGGCCATCGTGGCGACGCTCGCGGGCGAGGACGCGGTCTCGGAGATCGCCTGCCTCGACGTCGACGGGGAGCGCGCCGCCGAGGTGGCGGCCGCCCGCGGCGGCGGCAAGGCGACCGCCGGATCGCTCGACATCCGCGACACCGCCGCGGCCCGCGAGGCCCTGGCCGGGGCGGCGGTGCTCGTGAACACGGCCGCGTACCGCATCAACCTGGCCGCCATGGAGGCGGCGCTGGCCGCCGGGACGCACTACATCGACCTGGGCGGGCTCTTCCACGTCACCCGCGAGCAGGTCGGCCTGGACGACCGCTTCCGCGAGGCCGGGCTGCTGGCCGTGCTCGGGATGGGGTCGACGCCGGGCAAGACGAACGTGATGGCGGCTCGCGCCGTCGAGCTGCTCGGCGGCGAGGTCGAGCGGATCGTCGTCGCCGCATCGGGCCGCGACCCGGAGCCGCCGCCGGGGCCGCTGGTCGCCCCTTACGCCGTCGAGACGATCCTGGACGAGCTGACGATGCCCACACCCGTCGTCCGCGACGGCGAGGTGCGCATGATCGAGCCGATGACGCCGGCCGGCGTCGTCGAGTTCGGCGATCCGGTCGGCCCTGCCGAGACCGTCTTCACGATCCACTCCGAGATGGCCACCTTCCCCCGGAGCTTCGGCGCCCGCGACGTCGGCTTCCAGCTCTCGCTCGATCCCGGGTTCCTGGCCAAGGTGCGGCTGCTGGCGGAGCTCGGGCTGGCCTCGACCGACCCGGTCCCGCTGGACGGGGGCTCCGTCGTCCCCCGCCGCCTGCTGCTCGAGCTGATCCGGCGGCTGCCCCGGGCCGAGCCGTCGCAGCGGACCGTCGGCGTGCACCGCATCGAGGCCTATGGCCCGGCCGGGACGGCGGTGGTCGAGTGCGTCACCCGCGCCGTCGAGGGGCTCGGCTTCGGCGGCGGCATCGCGTCGACCGCCTGTCCGCCGGCCGTCGTCGCGGCCATGATCTGCCGCGGCGAGCTCGACGCCCGCGGCGTCGTCCCCAGCGAACGGTCGGTGCCGTTCGGCCCGCTGTTCGAGCGCCTCCGCCGCTACGGCGTCGAGGTGCGCGAGCAGGTGGGCCCGGCGTGA
- a CDS encoding carbon-nitrogen hydrolase family protein translates to MTVRVAVGQTPLTATLDEAVPAAVAAVEEAGRLGADVLCLPETCLPGHRSQPRPVPDYAAAELDAAVETVAAAAGRAGVVTIVGAERPAPAGREIVAVVVGADGSRLGVQAKTQIDPSEERDYVPGSGRLAFAASGIRFAIAICHEAFRYPEIARAAALDGAQVLFVPHFVVTDDGTLARRWCDAGSPYNEKAVLVRALENTIYVAAANAAAPDQGSASCIISPEGSLLAQIPYGTPGVAVADIDPARADALMARRFAPERNLREYPVPGTGYASA, encoded by the coding sequence GTGACCGTTCGCGTCGCCGTCGGCCAGACGCCGCTCACGGCGACCCTGGACGAGGCGGTGCCCGCCGCCGTCGCCGCGGTCGAGGAGGCCGGGCGGCTGGGCGCCGACGTGCTGTGCCTGCCCGAAACGTGCCTGCCCGGGCACCGCTCCCAGCCGCGGCCGGTACCGGACTACGCCGCCGCGGAGCTCGATGCCGCCGTCGAGACGGTGGCCGCGGCGGCCGGGCGCGCCGGCGTGGTCACGATCGTGGGCGCCGAGCGGCCGGCGCCGGCGGGCCGCGAGATCGTCGCGGTCGTCGTCGGCGCGGACGGGAGCCGGCTCGGCGTGCAGGCGAAGACCCAGATCGACCCGTCCGAGGAGCGCGACTACGTCCCGGGCAGCGGCCGTCTCGCGTTCGCCGCGTCCGGAATCCGGTTCGCGATCGCCATCTGCCACGAGGCCTTCCGCTATCCCGAGATCGCCCGCGCGGCCGCGCTCGACGGCGCCCAGGTGCTGTTCGTCCCCCACTTCGTCGTCACGGACGACGGCACGCTCGCGCGGCGGTGGTGCGACGCCGGCAGCCCGTACAACGAGAAGGCCGTGCTCGTGCGGGCGCTCGAGAACACGATCTACGTGGCCGCCGCGAACGCCGCCGCGCCCGACCAGGGCTCGGCCAGCTGCATCATCTCGCCCGAAGGCTCGCTCCTCGCGCAGATCCCCTACGGCACGCCCGGCGTCGCCGTCGCGGACATCGATCCGGCCCGCGCCGACGCCCTCATGGCCCGCCGGTTCGCACCCGAGCGCAACCTGCGTGAATACCCGGTGCCAGGCACCGGTTATGCATCGGCGTGA
- a CDS encoding 2-isopropylmalate synthase — MAAPTDTVRIFDTTLRDGEQSPGIALSAPEKIEIARQLDRLGVDIIEAGFAISSPGEREGIRAVAQAVDCVVASLARTNDEDVDAAIESLQGARNPRIHVFIATSDIHMEHKLRMTRAQVLEGADRAVRKAKAFCSDVEFSCEDATRSDPEFMAEVVRTAIAAGATTINIPDTVGYTVPEEYVEILNGLRERVPEVDGVVLSVHCHDDLGLAVANSLAGVMAGARQVEATINGIGERAGNASLEEIVMLLATRAPRYGLRTNINTEEITRSSRMVSRLTGYVVQPNKAIVGRNAFAHEAGIHQHGVLAHRRTYEIMDAESVGLQGSDIVLGKHSGRHALRQAFADLGFTIEGDDLKRAFARFKELADRKGKISSLDLEAIASDSLRDREEPYRLVRLAIQTATGEEARAEVTIQNGEGERTAEGTGDGPVDAAFSAVTSLLDLPVTLVEYAIGAVTGGADALGEVRVVVEVGGRTFAGQAVSTDITEASAEAYLRACAHARMAIEPGKDKELIGV, encoded by the coding sequence ATGGCAGCACCCACGGACACCGTCCGCATCTTCGATACCACGCTCCGCGACGGCGAGCAGTCGCCCGGAATCGCGCTGTCTGCGCCCGAGAAGATCGAGATCGCACGCCAGCTCGACCGGCTCGGCGTGGACATCATCGAGGCCGGGTTCGCCATCTCCTCGCCGGGAGAGCGGGAGGGCATCCGCGCCGTCGCCCAGGCCGTCGACTGCGTCGTCGCGTCGCTCGCGCGCACGAACGACGAGGACGTCGATGCGGCCATCGAGTCGCTCCAGGGCGCGCGCAACCCGCGCATCCACGTCTTCATCGCGACTTCCGACATCCACATGGAACACAAGCTGCGCATGACCCGCGCCCAGGTGCTCGAGGGCGCCGACCGGGCCGTGCGCAAGGCGAAGGCGTTCTGCAGCGACGTCGAGTTCTCGTGCGAGGACGCGACCCGCAGCGACCCCGAGTTCATGGCGGAGGTGGTGCGCACGGCGATCGCGGCCGGCGCGACCACGATCAACATCCCCGACACGGTCGGCTACACCGTCCCCGAGGAGTACGTCGAGATCCTGAACGGCCTGCGCGAGCGGGTGCCGGAGGTCGACGGTGTCGTCCTCTCGGTGCACTGCCACGACGACCTGGGCCTGGCGGTCGCCAACTCGCTGGCCGGGGTCATGGCGGGCGCCCGTCAGGTCGAGGCGACCATCAACGGCATCGGCGAGCGGGCCGGCAACGCCTCGCTCGAGGAGATCGTGATGCTGCTCGCGACGCGCGCGCCCCGCTACGGCCTGCGGACGAACATCAACACCGAGGAGATCACCCGCTCGTCGCGCATGGTCTCGCGCCTGACGGGCTACGTCGTGCAGCCGAACAAGGCGATCGTGGGCCGCAACGCGTTCGCGCACGAGGCCGGCATCCACCAGCACGGCGTGCTGGCGCACCGGCGCACGTACGAGATCATGGACGCCGAGTCCGTCGGCCTGCAGGGCTCCGACATCGTGCTCGGCAAGCACTCCGGCCGCCACGCGCTGCGGCAGGCCTTCGCCGACCTGGGCTTCACCATCGAAGGCGACGACCTGAAGCGCGCGTTCGCCCGGTTCAAGGAGCTGGCCGACCGGAAGGGCAAGATCAGCTCGCTCGATCTCGAGGCGATCGCGTCCGACTCGCTGCGCGACCGCGAGGAGCCGTACAGGCTCGTGCGGCTGGCGATCCAGACGGCCACCGGCGAGGAGGCCCGGGCGGAGGTGACCATCCAGAACGGCGAGGGCGAGCGGACGGCCGAGGGCACGGGCGATGGGCCCGTCGACGCGGCGTTCAGCGCCGTCACCAGCCTGCTCGACCTGCCCGTGACGCTCGTCGAGTACGCCATCGGCGCGGTCACCGGCGGCGCCGACGCCCTGGGCGAGGTCCGGGTCGTCGTCGAGGTCGGAGGCAGGACGTTCGCCGGCCAGGCAGTATCAACCGACATCACCGAGGCATCCGCCGAGGCGTATCTGCGGGCATGCGCCCACGCCCGGATGGCGATCGAGCCCGGGAAGGACAAGGAGCTGATCGGAGTCTGA
- the leuB gene encoding 3-isopropylmalate dehydrogenase, which produces MTQTRPTPIVACLAGDGIGPEVMAEAGRVIETVSELFGVRVRQVHLPFGGEAIDRHDDPFPSHVRAAVKASDAVLLGAVGGPRWSSARRRPEQGLLDLRKELDAFANLRPVRHADIDVMVVRELTGGLYFGAKTLEADRAMDMCTYDRGQIERVARWAFRLARRRTGRVVSVDKQNVLATSKLWRKVVSELHERDYPDVELTHELVDSFAMNLATRPQRYDVILTENLFGDILSDLAAAVGGGLGMAPSASLGPEAPGIFEPVHGSAPDIAGQSEANPIAMILSVAMMFTHGLERRDIGRAITAAVDSVLANGIATSDQVSGGRVYATWEVGQAVCDALGHSSTAGAEFAEHPFDGRLVARG; this is translated from the coding sequence ATGACCCAAACCCGCCCCACTCCCATCGTCGCCTGCCTGGCGGGCGACGGCATCGGTCCGGAGGTGATGGCAGAGGCCGGCCGCGTCATCGAGACGGTCTCTGAGCTCTTCGGCGTCCGCGTCCGGCAGGTGCACCTGCCGTTCGGCGGCGAGGCGATCGACCGGCACGACGACCCGTTCCCGTCCCACGTGCGGGCGGCGGTCAAGGCCTCCGACGCGGTGCTCCTGGGCGCCGTGGGCGGCCCCCGCTGGAGCTCGGCCCGGCGCCGGCCGGAGCAGGGCCTGCTCGACCTGCGCAAGGAGCTCGACGCGTTCGCCAACCTGCGCCCGGTGCGGCACGCGGACATCGACGTGATGGTCGTCCGCGAGCTCACCGGCGGCCTCTACTTCGGCGCGAAGACGCTCGAGGCCGACCGGGCGATGGACATGTGCACCTACGACCGCGGCCAGATCGAGCGGGTGGCGCGGTGGGCGTTCCGGCTGGCCCGGCGCCGCACCGGGCGGGTCGTCTCGGTCGACAAGCAGAACGTGCTGGCGACGTCCAAGCTCTGGCGCAAGGTCGTCTCGGAGCTCCACGAGCGGGACTACCCGGACGTCGAGCTGACCCACGAGCTGGTCGACTCCTTCGCGATGAACCTGGCCACGCGGCCGCAGCGCTACGACGTCATCCTGACCGAGAACCTCTTCGGCGACATCCTCTCCGACCTGGCCGCGGCCGTCGGCGGCGGGCTGGGCATGGCTCCATCGGCCTCGCTCGGCCCCGAGGCGCCGGGGATCTTCGAGCCGGTGCACGGCTCGGCCCCCGACATCGCCGGCCAGAGCGAGGCGAACCCGATCGCCATGATCCTCTCGGTCGCGATGATGTTCACCCATGGGCTCGAGCGGCGCGACATCGGCCGGGCGATCACGGCGGCGGTCGACTCGGTGCTGGCAAACGGTATCGCCACCTCGGACCAGGTCTCCGGCGGCCGCGTGTACGCCACCTGGGAGGTCGGCCAGGCGGTCTGCGACGCCCTCGGCCACAGCTCGACGGCAGGCGCCGAGTTCGCCGAGCACCCTTTTGACGGGAGGCTGGTGGCCCGTGGATAG
- the ilvB gene encoding biosynthetic-type acetolactate synthase large subunit, translating to MDSARITGAEAIIRCLEAEGVTDVFGLPGGAILPLYDAWAAHEHTIRHYLVRHEQGAGHMAQGYARATGKVGVAIATSGPGATNLVTPIADAYLDSTPILCITGQVPTHLIGTDAFQEADIQGITMPIVKHSWLVKDVRELPRAFKEAFHVARSGRPGPVLIDIPKDVQLATFEFSHPRQTDMPGYKPSRHGHPKQIITAAEAILAAERPVFYVGGGAVTSGVDPAQLIRVAEAVQMPVVTTLMAKGVFPDSHPLCLGLPGMHGSKAANWALNQADLLVACGSRFDDRVTGKLDSFAPGAKVVHIDVDPAEIDKNRAAQVPIVGTIELVVPKLAEALESRMNGGPPKATEWVETVRGWRRENPFRYRRAGTLKPEYVIERLRDLTAGEDVIWTTGVGQHQMWAAQYLEIDRPRNWITSGGLGTMGFGVPAALGAKVARPDAIVINIDGDGCFQMTMQELATARMYGINAIHVVVNNGWLGMVRQWQELFHSERFSETNLTVDLPDYVRLAEAFGVSAFRCENEDEVDDAIRAALACGGPAVIDARVDREEKVYPMVPAGGSATDIIDVEWAEEDNQWVEEGV from the coding sequence GTGGATAGCGCCCGCATCACCGGGGCGGAGGCGATCATCCGCTGCCTGGAGGCCGAAGGCGTCACCGACGTGTTCGGCCTCCCGGGTGGCGCGATCCTGCCGCTCTACGACGCCTGGGCGGCCCACGAGCACACCATCCGCCACTACCTGGTGCGGCACGAGCAGGGCGCGGGCCACATGGCCCAGGGCTACGCACGGGCGACCGGCAAGGTCGGCGTCGCCATCGCCACGTCCGGCCCCGGCGCCACCAACCTGGTGACGCCGATCGCCGACGCCTACCTCGACTCCACGCCGATCCTCTGCATCACCGGCCAGGTGCCGACCCACCTGATCGGCACCGACGCCTTCCAGGAGGCGGACATCCAGGGCATCACGATGCCGATCGTGAAGCACTCCTGGCTCGTGAAGGACGTGCGCGAGCTGCCGCGGGCCTTCAAGGAGGCGTTCCACGTCGCCCGCTCCGGCCGCCCCGGGCCGGTCCTGATCGACATCCCCAAGGACGTTCAGCTGGCCACGTTCGAGTTCTCCCACCCGCGCCAGACCGACATGCCCGGCTACAAGCCGTCGCGGCACGGCCATCCCAAGCAGATCATCACGGCCGCCGAGGCGATCCTGGCGGCCGAGCGTCCCGTCTTCTATGTCGGCGGCGGCGCCGTCACCTCCGGCGTCGACCCGGCCCAGCTGATCCGGGTGGCCGAGGCGGTGCAGATGCCCGTGGTGACGACGCTGATGGCGAAGGGCGTCTTCCCCGACTCGCACCCGCTGTGCCTGGGCCTGCCCGGGATGCACGGCTCCAAGGCGGCCAACTGGGCGCTCAACCAGGCCGACCTGCTGGTCGCCTGCGGATCGCGGTTCGACGACCGCGTGACGGGCAAGCTGGACTCGTTCGCGCCGGGCGCCAAGGTCGTGCACATCGACGTCGACCCGGCCGAGATCGACAAGAACCGGGCCGCCCAGGTGCCGATCGTGGGCACGATCGAACTGGTCGTGCCGAAGCTGGCCGAGGCGCTCGAGTCGCGGATGAACGGCGGCCCGCCGAAGGCGACCGAGTGGGTCGAGACGGTGCGCGGCTGGCGGCGCGAGAACCCGTTCCGCTACCGCCGGGCCGGCACGCTCAAGCCGGAGTACGTGATCGAGCGGCTGCGCGACCTCACGGCCGGCGAGGACGTCATCTGGACGACGGGCGTCGGCCAGCACCAGATGTGGGCCGCGCAGTACCTCGAGATCGACCGGCCGCGGAACTGGATCACCTCCGGTGGCCTGGGGACGATGGGCTTCGGCGTTCCGGCGGCGCTCGGCGCCAAGGTGGCCCGCCCCGACGCGATCGTGATCAACATCGACGGCGACGGCTGCTTCCAGATGACGATGCAGGAGCTGGCCACGGCCCGCATGTACGGCATCAACGCCATCCACGTGGTGGTGAACAACGGCTGGCTGGGGATGGTGCGCCAGTGGCAGGAGCTGTTCCACTCGGAGCGCTTCTCGGAGACCAACCTGACCGTCGACCTGCCCGACTACGTGCGCCTGGCCGAGGCCTTCGGCGTCTCCGCCTTCCGGTGCGAGAACGAGGACGAGGTCGACGACGCCATCCGGGCGGCGCTCGCCTGCGGCGGCCCGGCCGTGATCGACGCCCGCGTCGACCGCGAGGAGAAGGTCTACCCGATGGTGCCCGCGGGCGGCTCGGCGACCGACATCATCGACGTCGAGTGGGCCGAGGAGGACAACCAGTGGGTGGAGGAGGGCGTATGA
- the ilvN gene encoding acetolactate synthase small subunit, producing MTAQTVHTLSVLVQNRPGVLTRCAGLFARRGFNIESLAVGPTEDASRSRITIRVDCSQHSVDQVTKQLYKLVDVLKVSELGPTAVELELLMIKVTSTPERRPEIISLAEVFESKVVDVGPEAITFACVGPPDRLHALEELLRPYGIRELVRTGRIALDRDGGLGQRRRIRVVA from the coding sequence ATGACCGCGCAGACCGTGCATACGCTCAGCGTGCTCGTGCAGAACCGCCCGGGCGTGCTCACGCGCTGCGCCGGCCTCTTCGCCCGCCGCGGCTTCAACATCGAGTCGCTCGCGGTCGGGCCGACGGAGGACGCGAGCCGCAGCCGCATCACGATCCGGGTCGACTGCTCGCAGCACTCGGTCGACCAGGTCACGAAGCAGCTCTACAAGCTCGTCGACGTGCTGAAGGTGTCCGAGCTCGGCCCCACGGCGGTCGAGCTCGAGCTCCTGATGATCAAGGTGACGTCGACGCCGGAGCGCAGGCCGGAGATCATCAGCCTCGCGGAGGTGTTCGAGTCGAAGGTCGTGGACGTCGGTCCCGAGGCGATCACATTCGCCTGCGTGGGCCCGCCGGATAGGCTGCATGCGCTCGAGGAGCTCCTGCGGCCCTACGGCATCCGCGAGCTGGTGCGCACCGGCAGGATCGCCCTCGACCGCGACGGCGGGCTGGGACAACGACGACGAATAAGGGTGGTTGCATGA